In the Pantoea sp. Aalb genome, one interval contains:
- the rimK gene encoding 30S ribosomal protein S6--L-glutamate ligase produces the protein MKMAILSRDKSLYSCKRLHDIAKKRGHKVQIIDVHYCYFNIQSHLTTLQYQGKQLGYFDAVIPRISTTNTFCGTTALRYFETCGTYTLNKSIAIIRAHDKLCSLQLLASQGIDMPITSFSSSFKDTKDLISIVGGAPLIIKLIEGSQGIGVVLAETSKAAESIIDAFHRLNSYILVQEFIKEAKGRDIRCLVIGNEVVASIERKAKKGSFRSNLHCGGKAKSISITKQERNLAIKAANIIGLEVAGVDILRANRGPLVMEVNASPGLEGIENATGINIASMMIDWIEKTYLNK, from the coding sequence ATGAAAATGGCCATCCTTTCTCGAGATAAATCTCTTTACTCATGTAAACGGTTACATGATATTGCAAAGAAACGTGGCCATAAAGTACAGATCATAGATGTACATTATTGCTATTTCAATATACAATCTCATCTTACAACTTTACAATACCAGGGTAAGCAGCTTGGGTATTTTGATGCGGTTATACCACGGATTAGTACTACTAATACTTTTTGTGGTACAACGGCATTACGGTATTTTGAAACATGTGGAACCTATACATTAAATAAATCTATAGCTATTATTCGTGCTCATGATAAATTATGCTCTCTACAACTATTAGCTAGTCAAGGTATTGATATGCCAATTACTAGCTTTTCTTCTTCTTTTAAAGATACCAAAGATCTTATTTCTATAGTAGGAGGAGCACCTTTAATAATAAAATTAATAGAAGGTAGTCAAGGCATAGGAGTAGTACTAGCAGAAACAAGTAAGGCAGCAGAAAGTATTATCGATGCTTTTCATAGATTAAATTCATACATTTTAGTCCAAGAATTTATTAAAGAAGCTAAAGGACGAGATATTCGCTGTTTAGTAATTGGTAATGAAGTTGTAGCATCAATTGAAAGAAAAGCAAAAAAAGGAAGTTTTAGATCTAATTTGCATTGTGGCGGTAAAGCTAAATCAATATCTATTACTAAACAAGAACGTAATCTTGCAATAAAAGCTGCAAATATCATTGGACTTGAAGTTGCTGGAGTAGACATTCTTAGAGCTAATCGTGGACCTCTAGTAATGGAAGTTAATGCTTCGCCTGGTTTAGAGGGAATAGAAAATGCTACTGGTATAAATATTGCATCAATGATGATAGATTGGATTGAAAAAACTTATTTAAATAAATAG